From the Flavimarina sp. Hel_I_48 genome, one window contains:
- the tkt gene encoding transketolase, producing the protein MKDTNQEIVQQSINTVRVLSADAVQKAESGHPGTPMALAPMGHVLWGKVMNYNPKSPKWPNRDRFILSAGHACMLQYSYLYLTGYDITLDDIKDFRQWESKTAGHPEYDLLDGVEVTTGPLGQGFANAVGFAVAEKHMAAHFNKPDFDLFNYQIYTICSDGDLMEGVTAEAASFAGTMELGNMVCLYDDNNISIEGDTDITFREDVAMRFESYGWHVITVENGRDVEALTEAIEEAKKETKKPTLIKVRTEIGYGSPNKINTAGAHGSPLGEDELRLVKEKFGFDPDKHFEVSDDVLDFYRKIGAEGADKEQKWNDLYKNYKEKYPELASEYEQISSGKLPEGWSDDLPVFKVGDDMATRKASGKVLNALSKKLPNLLGGSADLSPSTNTVLDAYDSFSASNYGGRNFHFGIREHAMGSILNGIALNDYLIPYGATFLIFSDYMRPPLRLAAIMKKRIIMVYTHDSIGLGEDGTTHQPVEQLAGLRSVPNMTVIRPADANETAHAWRVAIENTDGPVSLIFTRQTLPTIDQEKYGKASGVEKGAYVLSDSDGTPDVILIGTGSEVQLAVEAQKELAKENIAARVVSMPSWNLFEKQDSSYKESVFPKSVRKRVSIEAGSTMGWHKYVTDEGAVIGLDRFGESAPAEKLMEEFGFTVENVVKKAKALLDK; encoded by the coding sequence ATGAAAGATACTAACCAAGAAATTGTTCAACAAAGTATAAATACCGTGAGGGTACTGTCTGCAGATGCCGTACAAAAAGCGGAATCTGGACACCCAGGAACACCTATGGCGCTTGCTCCCATGGGACACGTGTTATGGGGTAAAGTAATGAATTACAATCCTAAGAGTCCAAAATGGCCGAATAGGGATCGTTTTATCCTATCAGCAGGTCATGCCTGTATGCTACAGTATAGTTATCTGTATTTAACCGGATACGATATTACATTAGATGATATAAAAGATTTTAGACAATGGGAAAGCAAAACCGCCGGTCACCCAGAGTATGATCTGCTTGATGGTGTTGAAGTAACTACCGGACCATTGGGCCAGGGTTTTGCAAATGCCGTTGGTTTTGCTGTTGCCGAGAAACACATGGCGGCGCATTTCAATAAACCAGATTTTGATCTTTTTAATTATCAAATTTATACTATTTGCAGTGATGGTGATTTAATGGAAGGTGTAACCGCAGAGGCTGCTTCTTTTGCAGGTACAATGGAACTTGGGAATATGGTTTGCCTTTATGATGACAACAATATTTCTATAGAAGGAGATACGGATATAACGTTCAGGGAAGATGTGGCCATGCGCTTTGAGTCTTATGGATGGCATGTAATTACCGTAGAAAACGGTCGAGATGTTGAAGCCCTTACCGAAGCTATTGAAGAAGCTAAAAAAGAAACAAAAAAACCAACCTTAATTAAGGTGCGTACCGAAATAGGTTACGGTAGCCCAAATAAAATAAATACTGCCGGAGCACACGGTTCGCCATTAGGTGAGGATGAACTCCGATTGGTAAAAGAGAAGTTCGGTTTTGATCCTGACAAACATTTTGAAGTTTCTGACGATGTACTTGATTTCTATCGCAAAATAGGGGCAGAGGGGGCAGATAAAGAACAAAAATGGAATGACCTTTATAAAAATTATAAAGAAAAGTATCCAGAACTTGCCAGTGAATATGAACAAATAAGCAGTGGCAAACTTCCCGAAGGCTGGTCTGATGATCTTCCGGTTTTTAAGGTAGGAGATGATATGGCTACGCGTAAAGCTTCTGGTAAAGTGTTGAATGCATTGTCTAAAAAACTACCTAATCTCTTAGGAGGTTCTGCAGACCTTTCCCCATCAACTAATACGGTTCTTGATGCTTATGATTCTTTTTCAGCATCTAACTATGGTGGGCGTAATTTCCACTTTGGTATTCGTGAGCATGCCATGGGTTCTATCTTGAATGGTATAGCGTTAAATGACTACCTTATCCCTTACGGTGCAACGTTTTTAATATTTTCTGATTACATGCGTCCACCGTTACGACTAGCTGCGATCATGAAAAAACGTATTATCATGGTGTATACCCACGATAGTATAGGCTTGGGAGAAGATGGTACTACACACCAACCCGTAGAGCAACTTGCAGGTCTGCGCTCTGTTCCTAACATGACAGTTATAAGACCAGCTGATGCAAATGAAACTGCACATGCCTGGAGAGTAGCAATCGAAAATACAGATGGTCCGGTATCATTGATATTTACACGCCAGACATTGCCAACCATAGATCAGGAGAAATATGGTAAAGCGAGTGGTGTTGAAAAAGGTGCTTATGTGCTTTCAGATAGTGATGGTACTCCAGATGTTATTTTAATAGGTACAGGTTCTGAGGTACAACTAGCCGTTGAGGCACAAAAGGAATTAGCCAAAGAAAATATCGCTGCAAGGGTTGTAAGTATGCCTTCCTGGAATCTTTTTGAAAAACAGGATTCCTCTTACAAAGAAAGTGTTTTTCCTAAAAGTGTAAGAAAACGTGTTTCTATAGAAGCAGGTTCTACCATGGGATGGCATAAATATGTAACCGACGAAGGAGCTGTAATAGGCCTTGATCGTTTTGGTGAATCAGCACCAGCAGAAAAGCTAATGGAAGAATTTGGCTTTACTGTTGAGAATGTTGTTAAAAAAGCAAAAGCGCTTTTAGATAAATAG
- a CDS encoding MFS transporter — protein sequence MTKNDPYAALRYKEFNIFLIIRFAMVFAWSMQFVVIEWEVYSITKNPLSLGIIGLMEVIPAVSLALFAGHIVDQKEKKGLLLKCILGFSVISVGLFLLTWQVIVEDLSTQLTLYLIYFLVFLGGIVRAFLGPTIFSLFSLIIPKKVYPNAATWSSSVWQMGAVVGPAVAGFSIDGIGVHWSMLLIFGFSIIALTALSFIPKKPILNPKIGENVFESLKEGIRFVRKTKVVLSALTLDMIAVLFGGAVALLPIYAQDILKVGPEGFGILRAAPAVGALLIMFTSAYFPLNKNAGWKLLGAIFGFGVCVIVFGVSTIFWISVFALFMSGVTDGVSMIIRQTILQLKTPDHMRGRVASVNSMFVGSSNELGVFESGLTAKLFGTVTAVVFGGSMTLITVVITGLASPKFRKLDLRKDLEELEAQPD from the coding sequence ATGACTAAAAACGATCCTTATGCCGCCTTGAGGTATAAAGAATTCAATATTTTTTTAATTATTCGTTTTGCGATGGTATTTGCATGGTCCATGCAATTTGTAGTCATAGAATGGGAGGTTTATAGTATAACCAAAAATCCGCTTTCTTTGGGCATTATTGGTCTCATGGAGGTTATTCCTGCCGTTTCCCTGGCATTATTTGCAGGTCATATTGTAGATCAAAAAGAAAAAAAAGGACTTTTACTGAAATGTATTTTAGGTTTTTCAGTGATAAGCGTAGGGCTGTTCTTATTGACCTGGCAAGTTATCGTGGAAGATCTATCCACGCAGCTCACACTCTATTTAATTTACTTTCTGGTATTTCTGGGCGGTATTGTACGTGCCTTTTTAGGACCTACCATATTTTCCCTTTTTTCATTGATAATACCGAAGAAAGTATATCCCAATGCGGCCACCTGGAGCAGTTCTGTATGGCAGATGGGTGCGGTAGTGGGGCCGGCAGTTGCGGGTTTTAGTATTGACGGTATAGGCGTTCACTGGTCTATGTTACTCATTTTTGGCTTTTCAATCATTGCCCTGACCGCTTTATCCTTTATCCCGAAAAAACCAATTTTAAACCCCAAAATCGGTGAGAATGTTTTTGAAAGTCTCAAGGAAGGAATTCGTTTTGTAAGAAAAACTAAGGTAGTATTGAGCGCGCTGACATTAGATATGATTGCAGTGCTTTTTGGTGGGGCCGTTGCGCTTTTGCCCATTTATGCTCAGGATATTTTAAAAGTGGGACCAGAAGGTTTTGGTATTTTAAGGGCGGCACCAGCTGTAGGTGCTTTGCTCATTATGTTTACCTCTGCTTATTTTCCGCTGAATAAAAACGCAGGCTGGAAGTTACTTGGAGCGATATTTGGCTTTGGGGTCTGTGTTATCGTTTTTGGTGTATCAACGATCTTTTGGATTTCGGTCTTTGCTCTTTTTATGAGCGGTGTGACAGATGGTGTTTCCATGATCATACGCCAGACGATCCTGCAATTAAAGACACCAGACCATATGCGTGGGCGCGTGGCATCGGTAAATTCTATGTTTGTGGGATCCTCTAATGAGTTGGGCGTTTTTGAAAGCGGATTAACCGCTAAACTTTTCGGTACGGTAACAGCGGTGGTTTTTGGAGGGAGTATGACCCTGATCACGGTGGTCATAACCGGTTTGGCTTCGCCAAAATTCAGGAAATTGGATCTAAGAAAAGATCTTGAAGAGCTGGAAGCACAGCCTGATTGA
- a CDS encoding carbon-nitrogen hydrolase: MSRKKYTIAVLQLNLNDKPQNNLEKCKQWVRDAAAKKAEVILLPELYSSHYFCQSEEVANFEFAEPRDGVSFQEFSALAKELGVVIIVPFFEKRMPGIYHNSAFTIDTDGSEAGLYRKMHIPDDPHFYEKFYFTPGDIGFKAFETTKGKLGTLICWDQWYPEAARLTALQGAEVLFYPTAIGWHPQEKNEYGENQKGAWMNAMKGHAVSNGVYVAAANRIGLEKYIEGTEGIQFWGSSFIAGPQGEILAQASEDQEEILMAEVDLDLQENVRQNWPFFRDRRIDAYGEITKRALD; encoded by the coding sequence ATGTCAAGAAAGAAATATACCATTGCAGTCTTACAGCTCAACCTCAATGATAAACCACAGAATAATCTTGAGAAATGTAAACAATGGGTGCGTGATGCCGCTGCAAAAAAAGCAGAAGTGATCCTTTTACCCGAACTCTACAGCAGTCACTATTTCTGCCAGAGTGAAGAGGTGGCCAACTTTGAATTTGCCGAACCTCGTGATGGCGTATCTTTTCAGGAGTTCAGTGCATTGGCAAAAGAACTGGGCGTAGTAATTATCGTTCCGTTTTTTGAAAAAAGAATGCCAGGTATTTACCATAATAGCGCCTTTACGATAGATACAGATGGTTCTGAAGCTGGTCTATACCGTAAAATGCACATTCCTGACGATCCTCATTTTTATGAGAAATTCTACTTTACTCCCGGTGATATAGGATTTAAGGCTTTTGAAACAACTAAGGGCAAGCTGGGTACACTTATCTGCTGGGATCAATGGTATCCAGAAGCAGCGAGACTCACCGCTTTGCAGGGTGCAGAGGTTTTGTTTTATCCCACCGCAATAGGATGGCATCCACAGGAAAAGAATGAATATGGAGAGAATCAAAAAGGCGCGTGGATGAACGCCATGAAAGGCCATGCGGTTTCTAACGGTGTTTATGTGGCTGCCGCAAACCGTATAGGTCTTGAAAAATATATTGAGGGAACCGAAGGAATTCAGTTTTGGGGAAGCTCATTTATTGCTGGTCCACAGGGCGAGATCCTGGCGCAGGCTTCAGAAGATCAAGAAGAAATCTTAATGGCAGAAGTTGATCTGGACCTTCAGGAAAATGTAAGGCAAAACTGGCCCTTTTTTAGGGACCGAAGGATTGATGCCTATGGTGAAATCACTAAACGAGCACTGGATTAA
- a CDS encoding agmatine/peptidylarginine deiminase, producing the protein MDFPQRRFPAEWEQQQGILLCFPHSGDDWPGKYEAVQWAFVEFIKKVAAYENVFLVVASNKLKQKVEKMLQRARVDLNMVQFIEHKTNRSWMRDSGPIIVKNSEGENEALNFNFNGWAKYSNYKLDRGVPRKVADVLELPLTQVTYNGKPVILEGGALEVNGKGTLITSEECLLHPDIQVRNPGFSKADYESVFKEYFGVTQTIWIGDGIQGDDTHGHIDDLCRFVNENTIVTVVEDDVNDPNYHALQDNLDRLKKAKLQDGTSPNIVTLPMPKRLDFEDLRLPASYANFLILNSCVLVPTFNDTNDRIALNILADCFPDREVIGIGAIDLVWGFGTLHCLSQQIPT; encoded by the coding sequence ATGGATTTTCCACAAAGAAGATTTCCCGCAGAATGGGAACAGCAGCAAGGCATTTTATTATGTTTTCCGCATAGCGGCGATGACTGGCCCGGTAAGTACGAAGCCGTACAATGGGCATTTGTAGAATTTATTAAAAAAGTGGCTGCCTACGAGAACGTATTTCTTGTGGTCGCCTCAAATAAATTGAAACAAAAAGTAGAAAAAATGTTGCAGCGTGCCCGCGTAGATCTAAATATGGTTCAGTTTATTGAGCATAAGACAAACCGTAGCTGGATGCGGGACTCCGGTCCCATTATCGTAAAAAATTCCGAAGGAGAAAACGAGGCGCTCAATTTCAATTTCAACGGTTGGGCAAAATACAGTAATTATAAATTAGACAGGGGAGTGCCGCGCAAAGTAGCAGACGTACTTGAATTGCCACTCACACAGGTTACCTACAATGGTAAACCGGTAATACTTGAAGGCGGTGCGCTAGAGGTTAACGGCAAAGGAACGCTTATAACTTCTGAAGAATGCTTGTTGCACCCAGACATTCAGGTTCGGAACCCGGGTTTTTCAAAAGCCGATTATGAATCTGTTTTCAAAGAATATTTTGGGGTCACGCAGACCATTTGGATTGGTGATGGGATTCAGGGGGACGACACACACGGGCATATAGACGATCTGTGCCGTTTTGTAAATGAAAATACCATTGTCACCGTTGTAGAGGATGATGTCAACGATCCTAATTACCATGCCTTGCAGGACAATCTGGACCGCCTAAAAAAAGCTAAATTACAAGATGGGACATCGCCTAACATCGTTACTTTGCCCATGCCAAAACGCCTGGATTTTGAAGATCTGCGATTGCCGGCGAGTTATGCCAATTTCCTGATCTTAAATTCCTGCGTACTTGTACCAACGTTTAATGATACCAATGATCGTATAGCATTGAATATTCTTGCCGATTGCTTTCCTGACCGAGAGGTTATAGGAATAGGGGCAATAGATTTAGTTTGGGGCTTTGGTACGTTGCATTGTTTATCGCAGCAAATACCGACATAA
- a CDS encoding zinc-binding alcohol dehydrogenase family protein: MKAIGFKKSLPINEKESFISFETETPKPEGRDLLVKIQAVSVNPVDTKIRKSAAKDKTLDEPKIIGWDAVGIVEAVGEHVEFFKKGDTVFYAGDLTRPGSNAEFQLVDERIVGHKPKNLSIPEAAAMPLTSLTAWETLFDRMRILREKDEGKSILIIGGAGGVGSIATQMAKRLAGLEVIATSSRDETVQWCKDHGADHVVNYKNLVENVKKAGFETVDFIVDFHDLNQYWDDCVELIKPQGHITSITGSPEPLELNKLKNKSVTFSWELMYTRSMFETEDMVAQHRILNTVAKLLDNGELRSTLNNTLQGMTVDNFKAVHAQLESGKSIGKTVIEY; encoded by the coding sequence ATGAAAGCCATAGGATTCAAAAAATCACTTCCCATAAATGAAAAAGAAAGTTTTATTTCTTTTGAAACAGAAACACCAAAACCAGAAGGTCGCGACTTGCTCGTTAAAATTCAGGCAGTATCTGTAAACCCGGTGGATACTAAAATACGTAAGTCTGCCGCTAAAGATAAAACCCTGGACGAACCTAAAATCATAGGTTGGGACGCTGTGGGAATAGTAGAAGCGGTAGGTGAACATGTGGAATTTTTCAAAAAAGGGGATACCGTCTTTTATGCAGGCGATCTTACACGGCCCGGTAGCAATGCAGAATTTCAACTGGTCGATGAGCGCATCGTAGGCCACAAACCAAAAAATCTAAGTATCCCCGAAGCCGCGGCCATGCCACTTACTTCCCTCACCGCATGGGAAACGCTTTTTGACCGTATGCGTATTTTAAGGGAAAAAGATGAAGGAAAAAGCATTCTGATCATTGGCGGTGCCGGGGGCGTGGGATCTATCGCCACACAGATGGCAAAACGTCTGGCCGGTCTTGAAGTTATCGCAACTTCTTCGCGTGATGAGACGGTACAATGGTGCAAAGACCATGGAGCAGATCATGTAGTAAATTATAAAAATCTGGTAGAGAACGTAAAAAAAGCAGGTTTTGAAACCGTGGATTTTATTGTTGATTTTCATGATCTAAATCAATATTGGGACGATTGTGTAGAACTGATCAAACCACAGGGTCATATTACCTCTATTACCGGTTCTCCAGAACCACTTGAATTAAATAAACTCAAGAACAAAAGTGTTACTTTTTCCTGGGAACTAATGTACACGCGCTCCATGTTTGAGACCGAAGATATGGTCGCCCAGCACAGAATCTTAAATACGGTAGCAAAATTACTGGATAATGGCGAACTGAGAAGTACGCTCAATAATACGTTGCAGGGAATGACGGTTGACAACTTTAAGGCTGTTCATGCCCAACTGGAATCTGGAAAATCAATAGGGAAAACAGTCATCGAATATTAA
- a CDS encoding alpha-amylase family glycosyl hydrolase, protein MKTKLPFLVTFLIAAMGFAQQITVAPNPFDENEEITLTLSELDAQQAWGTTDVYLWAWHFDANGDFVGNPDATGTDFGNSPESAKFTNNNDGTYSYTFTPTTFYNDTEISSIGVLAKSKDGTNQTRDFLFNVGTFRLVLNSPTEQTNIFNAGNTLNIDATTSANANFELFANGTLINTQNGITNYTFSYEVNANVNFKLVASENGTENSVERIFNAFVNPSPTEASVPEGMQNGFNYDPANPDEATFVLYAPEKDFVHLIGNFNGSDWEISNDYILNKDSASDRFWITLDLSENTVSDLLYQYVVEYDIRIADPYSTLVLDSFNDAFIEDSVYPDLPEYPSDKTSQDVSYVALDETEYEWQNTNFSAPAKENLVIYELHIRDFDDNHSFNAVMNRLDYLDDLGINAIELMPVQEFDGNISWGYNPAFHMALDKYYGTRNAFKELVDACHARGIAVILDVVYNQATGQNPYFRLYNTSNGGTDGVPRSDNPFFNETVTHAYNVFNDFNHSATATRDYVKRVTDYWISEFKLDGFRYDLTKGFTQNCTAEDQDCTNRYQADRVAVLKQYADYNWAKNDNFIVIFEHLGGIQEENEWANYRADEGKGILLWNIQNGPYNEATMGYDNADFVGISYKEKGFDVPAAVGYMESHDEERLMFKNLAFGNANADYNVKDLPTALERMEAAGAFFFTVPGPKMIWQFGELGYDVSIFTCEDGTLPQPYPNPDCKLAPKPDGWDYLNDANRVALHDTWQKLIDLKLNQPIFKTDNFTVDASTPDGLKRIQLTDDRATGDAIKYVTIIGNLSVTAKSINPQFQENGTWFNMLDGSTINVANTNETISLAPGEFKIYANEATTLSIDNTKALSSLNMYPNPASQFIGFNKPVYEVTIYNISGQVTKSANLSQNRIKTVDISQLSSGFYLVKASNEQGSKTFKLVVK, encoded by the coding sequence ATGAAAACAAAACTACCCTTTCTAGTTACCTTTTTAATTGCCGCAATGGGTTTTGCCCAGCAGATCACGGTCGCACCTAACCCTTTTGATGAAAATGAGGAAATTACCCTTACCCTTTCTGAACTTGATGCGCAGCAGGCCTGGGGAACTACAGACGTTTATCTCTGGGCATGGCATTTTGACGCCAATGGCGATTTTGTGGGCAATCCAGATGCCACGGGAACTGATTTTGGAAATTCCCCAGAATCTGCAAAATTCACCAATAATAACGATGGAACGTATTCCTATACCTTCACTCCAACTACTTTTTACAATGATACGGAAATTTCAAGCATAGGCGTTTTGGCCAAATCTAAGGATGGTACAAACCAGACCAGGGATTTTCTTTTTAACGTGGGCACCTTTCGTCTCGTGCTGAATTCTCCAACTGAACAGACAAACATATTCAACGCGGGAAATACTTTGAATATCGATGCGACAACCAGCGCAAATGCAAATTTTGAATTGTTCGCCAATGGGACTTTAATAAACACTCAAAATGGGATAACCAATTATACTTTTTCTTATGAAGTGAACGCAAACGTTAACTTTAAACTAGTCGCTTCTGAAAACGGTACCGAAAATTCCGTAGAACGAATCTTTAATGCTTTTGTAAATCCCAGTCCTACCGAAGCCTCCGTTCCAGAAGGAATGCAAAATGGTTTCAATTATGATCCTGCAAATCCTGATGAAGCTACCTTTGTTTTATATGCCCCGGAAAAGGATTTTGTGCACCTCATCGGTAATTTTAATGGTTCTGATTGGGAAATTTCCAATGACTATATCTTGAACAAAGACAGTGCTTCAGACCGCTTTTGGATCACCCTTGATCTTTCTGAAAATACAGTTTCAGACTTGTTGTATCAATACGTGGTGGAATACGATATCCGCATTGCAGATCCTTATTCCACTTTAGTTTTGGATTCTTTTAATGACGCATTTATTGAAGATTCAGTCTATCCTGACCTTCCCGAATATCCTTCAGATAAAACTTCTCAGGATGTCTCTTACGTAGCGCTGGATGAAACCGAATACGAATGGCAAAACACAAATTTTTCCGCGCCGGCGAAAGAAAACCTGGTCATTTATGAATTGCATATTCGAGATTTTGATGACAACCACAGTTTTAATGCTGTGATGAACCGTCTGGATTATCTGGATGATCTGGGAATCAACGCGATTGAATTGATGCCCGTCCAGGAATTTGACGGTAACATCAGCTGGGGTTATAATCCCGCTTTTCACATGGCGCTAGACAAATATTATGGTACACGCAATGCATTCAAAGAACTTGTAGATGCTTGTCACGCCCGTGGTATCGCGGTTATTCTTGATGTGGTTTACAATCAGGCGACCGGTCAAAATCCGTATTTCAGGTTGTATAATACTTCAAATGGCGGCACCGATGGCGTTCCGCGCAGCGATAATCCCTTTTTTAATGAGACCGTAACCCACGCCTATAACGTTTTTAACGACTTTAACCATAGCGCAACCGCAACCCGTGATTACGTAAAACGCGTAACCGATTACTGGATCAGCGAATTTAAACTGGATGGTTTCCGTTATGATCTTACCAAAGGTTTTACCCAAAACTGTACTGCGGAAGATCAAGATTGCACTAACCGTTACCAGGCAGACCGCGTCGCCGTACTTAAGCAATATGCCGACTATAACTGGGCAAAAAATGATAATTTTATAGTCATTTTTGAACATTTAGGCGGAATTCAGGAAGAAAACGAGTGGGCAAATTACCGCGCTGATGAAGGCAAGGGAATCCTGCTCTGGAATATTCAGAACGGTCCATACAACGAGGCGACCATGGGTTATGATAATGCTGATTTCGTTGGAATTTCCTATAAAGAAAAAGGCTTTGACGTCCCTGCAGCGGTAGGTTATATGGAAAGTCATGACGAAGAGCGCCTCATGTTTAAAAACCTGGCATTTGGCAATGCTAATGCAGATTATAACGTCAAAGACCTGCCCACGGCATTAGAGCGTATGGAAGCTGCCGGCGCATTTTTCTTTACCGTTCCCGGCCCTAAAATGATCTGGCAGTTCGGTGAACTGGGTTATGATGTGAGTATTTTTACCTGTGAAGATGGCACGTTGCCCCAGCCCTACCCCAATCCCGATTGTAAACTCGCACCAAAACCTGACGGCTGGGACTATCTCAACGATGCAAACCGAGTGGCACTGCACGATACCTGGCAAAAACTCATCGACTTAAAGCTAAATCAGCCCATTTTTAAAACCGATAATTTTACAGTGGACGCGTCTACCCCAGACGGACTTAAGAGAATACAACTTACTGATGACAGGGCTACGGGTGATGCCATTAAATATGTAACCATAATAGGTAATCTTAGTGTTACTGCAAAAAGTATAAATCCGCAGTTTCAGGAAAATGGTACCTGGTTTAACATGCTTGATGGAAGTACGATTAATGTAGCGAATACTAACGAAACCATAAGTCTGGCGCCCGGCGAATTCAAGATTTACGCTAATGAAGCAACGACTTTGAGTATTGATAATACAAAAGCGCTTTCTTCTCTAAACATGTATCCCAATCCCGCTTCACAATTTATTGGTTTCAATAAACCTGTATATGAAGTAACGATTTATAACATTTCTGGACAGGTGACAAAATCGGCAAATTTGAGTCAAAATCGGATAAAAACGGTGGATATTTCGCAGTTATCCAGCGGGTTTTATTTGGTTAAAGCAAGTAATGAACAAGGTTCAAAAACCTTTAAATTAGTCGTAAAATAG
- a CDS encoding SusF/SusE family outer membrane protein, whose amino-acid sequence MKKPYLIAMTLFMAIGLSSCSDDEGLNFTVQPDPEGLNFTSNVSAQYILTDGTGENLAERFVWNEVDLGVPTDITYEVQGSSAADFADMLSPLASTMETNAGITVNQLLQLATAAGLDNDPDTTITDADGIESANNSGMVYIRLRAFAGNGNANTVEQFSEVQALNVFLPENVGEEEVVILPQLFLVGDATAVGYNNNTNNPAFVRNPDNEMEFSYTGKFLADGTGFKFLEMRGQWQPQWGLQDGVAAVNDGSGEDPQPVTVPLEGYYTVTLNKEEPVITLEAFDVTGAATYTSIAIIGTARTEGGFDAPDTDMTQSDFDPHIWQIQEVELLDGELKFRANDAWDANWGAATALSGFGTMGGANIPVTAGTYEIWFNDLTGGYIFIPITE is encoded by the coding sequence ATGAAAAAACCATATCTAATTGCAATGACATTGTTCATGGCCATAGGATTGAGCAGTTGCTCAGATGATGAAGGGCTAAACTTTACCGTTCAGCCAGATCCCGAAGGACTTAATTTTACAAGTAACGTTTCTGCGCAATACATTTTAACTGATGGTACAGGGGAAAACCTTGCAGAACGTTTCGTATGGAACGAAGTAGACCTGGGTGTGCCCACAGATATAACCTATGAAGTTCAGGGTTCTTCCGCTGCAGATTTTGCAGACATGCTTTCGCCTTTGGCATCTACTATGGAAACCAACGCCGGGATAACCGTAAACCAACTGTTGCAACTGGCAACCGCGGCAGGTCTGGACAATGATCCTGATACCACAATAACGGATGCTGATGGGATTGAGTCAGCAAATAACAGTGGTATGGTTTACATACGCCTTCGCGCTTTTGCAGGTAATGGAAATGCAAATACAGTAGAGCAATTTTCTGAGGTACAGGCATTAAATGTGTTCTTGCCAGAGAATGTGGGCGAAGAGGAAGTTGTCATTCTTCCGCAGTTGTTTTTAGTTGGTGACGCTACAGCAGTGGGTTACAATAACAATACGAATAATCCTGCTTTTGTTAGAAATCCAGATAATGAAATGGAATTTAGTTATACCGGTAAATTCCTGGCAGATGGCACAGGATTTAAATTTCTTGAAATGCGCGGCCAGTGGCAACCGCAATGGGGGCTTCAGGATGGCGTAGCTGCCGTGAACGATGGTAGCGGTGAAGATCCACAGCCCGTAACCGTTCCTTTAGAAGGTTATTATACGGTAACGTTGAATAAAGAGGAACCTGTGATAACGTTAGAAGCTTTTGATGTGACCGGCGCTGCAACGTATACTTCAATCGCTATCATTGGAACCGCGCGTACCGAAGGTGGTTTTGACGCTCCTGATACTGATATGACCCAATCTGACTTTGACCCGCACATCTGGCAGATTCAGGAAGTGGAACTTCTGGACGGTGAACTTAAATTTCGTGCCAATGATGCCTGGGATGCCAACTGGGGAGCAGCAACTGCCCTGAGCGGTTTTGGTACTATGGGCGGGGCCAATATTCCGGTAACTGCGGGAACCTATGAAATTTGGTTCAACGATCTCACTGGTGGATATATTTTTATCCCCATTACTGAATAA